A single window of Elgaria multicarinata webbii isolate HBS135686 ecotype San Diego chromosome 17, rElgMul1.1.pri, whole genome shotgun sequence DNA harbors:
- the JMJD8 gene encoding jmjC domain-containing protein 8, whose amino-acid sequence MGSRCQFFLLLLMFFLVSKDLALLETDGGWLTSKRSALMEEDTCTVERLDSTLTYSQFIQQYAFSRPVILQGITDNSEFQAQCTKHKLLAMFGDRPVRLSTANTYSYRKVDVPFQDYVDQFLEPQDLDSLGSETLYFFGDNNFTEWGPLLRKYTPPPFRIPGTTGAYSFGIAGSGSGVPFHWHGPGYSEVIFGRKRWFLYPPEKTPEFHPNKTTLSWLLDTYPFLPPWERPIECTIHPGEVLYFPDRWWHATLNLDTSVFISTFLA is encoded by the exons ATGGGATCCAGGTGCCAATTCTTCCTGCTCTTGCTGATGTTCTTCCTGGTCTCTAAAGATTTGGCACTGCTGGAAACGGATGGAGGCTG GCTGACAAGCAAACGCTCTGCCCTAATGGAAGAAGACACTTGTACCGTGGAGAGACTGGATTCCACTCTCACCTACTCCCAGTTCATTCAACA GTATGCCTTCTCTCGGCCAGTTATACTGCAAGGAATCACAGACAACTCG GAGTTCCAGGCTCAGTGTACCAAGCACAAGCTGCTAGCCATGTTTGGGGATCGCCCGGTCCGTCTCAGCACCGCTAATACCTACTCTTATCGTAAAG TCGACGTGCCTTTCCAGGATTACGTGGATCAGTTTCTGGAGCCGCAGGACCTGGACTCCCTGGGGAGTG aAACACTCTACTTCTTCGGGGATAATAATTTCACCGAGTGGGGGCCCCTCTTGCGGAAGTACACCCCCCCGCCTTTCCGGATCCCAGGCACGACTGGAGCATACAGCTTTGGAATTGCTG GGTCTGGCTCAGGAGTGCCCTTCCATTGGCATGGCCCTGGTTACTCAGAGGTGATCTTTGGCAGGAAG CGCTGGTTTCTGTATCCCCCGGAGAAAACGCCGGAGTTCCACCCCAACAAAACGACCCTGTCCTGGTTACTGGATACATACCCTTTCCTGCCGCCATGGGAGAGGCCAATAGAATGCACCATTCATCCAGGAGAG GTCCTGTACTTCCCAGACCGCTGGTGGCACGCCACCCTCAACCTGGACACCAGTGTTTTCATCTCCACCTTCCTGGCTTAG